From the genome of Malus sylvestris chromosome 13, drMalSylv7.2, whole genome shotgun sequence:
gtccgctgcaacaaacgcaccctaagtaTGCCCTTGATCTTtccaagtttttattttgttaattttcctGTCTTTTGATTCTCCTTTGATTGGTTAACTACGCCGCATCAAGATTGATTGGTTGATCAATTCCATTCGTTAAATGGTGCGGCTTGGttcaaaccgaaccaaatcgaAAATTAGTTTCGCCCTCAAACTAAGACTAATTGATGGTTAATCGTTTTTATGCCAAAAATTCTTCATCGACCGTATATCTGAAAAGAGAGAATTTAaatattctaattttattttaactaaTATCGAgtcattttgtaataaaatctCATAATTGTTGGACTGATTAATTTGACATAGTATTAGAGCCAGGGACTAGGCCAATACTCCCACGTGATGGGTGGGTTCTCTTGCCCCTGGTGGGTTCCTTGACTCTACGTGTAGGGTGAGTCCTCTTGGTTATACGTGGTTGTTAATGTGTAAATCTTCTATGTGTGACCACTAATTGAGTCATGTGAAAGGGCGTGTTGAAATATCATTTATCGATTgtatcaaattttttatttattagtacattgatatttttacactaatggGAGGCGGAGTTCGACTAAAACACACAATGAGCAGCCTAATTTAGTATCAAATTCTTCATTTATGTGTTGGGTGAGAAATCCGATGGTCCACAAATAATCACAGCAGGCAACGGTCCCACTCTTCGAGTCgaagactttctatgctctttTATCATGGAGGAGGATTCTCTCTCATCTTAATCTTTtcccctttctctctcatccgattTGAACGGTTATGGTTAAGCCATATCAATATTGATTGTTTTTATtgagataataaaacaaaaataatatgtAAGAGGAGGGGAGGAATGAGAATAGGAGGAGATAATCTACTCCTCTCATCATCATTTGTTCGTGACCACGCCCTGTTGACTtttgtattttaggtaggatccctaattgatatgtaatcccatgtaatcacttgtaattagttttctttccttttatgttaGGGTTGTACACCTATAAGTTCCTCATATAGAGAAGAATATATCATCATTCAAAGCATTCTTTTCTTGGCATCAGAGCCAGgtcgaaaaaaggaaaaaaaaaaccccatagCTGCGATAGCACTGTTGCGGCTCAGCCGTGTGTGGTGCGCCGACCTCGATCAGCGAGCGACGCTGTCGTTGCTGACCCAAATTCATCGAATCGTTTCACTTTCTGATTTGATCTGAAGTCGTGAAAGATTGCACAGATTGCAACCCAACGGACTTGTGTTGCTGCGCCGTACCCGATTCAAGGTCCGACTGACCCAGGATTGCATGCCCGCTGCTCATCACATTCTTGTTGCACTGCTGCACAGACTACCACCGCACAACCGCTGTTTCTGACTCGCAGACCCGCTACACCATAAACCAGACCTCGATCGAACCCGCTTGCATCCGCATATGCACCCAGATTTGTAGCTGTTGTTGCCCTACGTTGCTGCAGTCCAACTCGTTTGCATCTGGACCTTGTTCCTGCACTAGCACAGTTGCACCTTGTTTCTGCACTCGTGTTTTGTAGGTTCTTTCTGGAGCAGACCACGTAAAAAGGAGGGAGAgaataaaggaaaaaagaacaaatagaaaagggaaaaaggaaaagggGAATCAGAATTGGTGgtgttgaaaaaagaaaaattgggcTATTTGATTAAGGCCCACACGGCAAAGAAAaagttgtggtttttttttagattattattatttgtactTGTTGTTGGGCTATCCTTCTTGTTGGCCCGTGCAAATTGACACTTCTTGGACTTGGTTTGCTTGGAAATTTAGGCTTTATCAATCACCGAGTGACGTATTGATTGAAGTTGCTTGGGAATGGCAATCTGGACTTGTGATTCTGCTAATACAGGTAGCAATGGTAAGGCTTTAAAGGTTTCTACCTCTGTTACGAAtaatacatggataattgattctggtgctactgaacatatgacttgtgattctagacAGGTAGAAACCTTAAAACCATCCACCAAAACTGTCGTCAGTGTCGCCAATGGTAATCCTGCCCCTGTTATCAGGGAAGGAACCGTCTCCCTTTCAGATACTCTTAGTCTTGATACCGTACTTGTTGTGCCTTCTCTTGACTATAATTTATTATCTGTTGCTCAAATAACTGTCGTCCCGCATTGTCTTGTGATTTTTTGgccttctttttgtgtttttaaggacatTCGGACTCGCaagacgattggttatggtattagGAAAGGGAAGCTCTACTACTTGGAGCTGACATCAAACAGTTCTCGAATGTTGACTCGAGCTCTTACAGTGGACGAAAATCCGGGGGATAGGAATAAAGCTTCGAaggtttggttgtggcatcgtcgACTTGGACATGCTTCTTTCGGCTATCTACAGAGGTTGTTTCCTAGCCTATTGTTAAGCATGATGTTTCTAGCtttaaatgtggtgtttgtgaactAGCTAAAAGTCATCATGCTTCGTTTCCATCCAGTTTGAATAAAAGTTCTGTTCCACTTATGATAATtcattctgatgtttggggtcTATCTAAAACTGCTACATTTGGTGGTGCTCATTgatttgttacttttattgatgactgCACACGTATGACTTGGGTTTGTTTGATGAAATCCAAAGGTGAAGTTACTTCTTTGTTTCAACAGTTTTACAAAAATGGTACAAGTACAATATAAGTCACAAATACAGGTTCTTAGGAGTGATAATGATGGCGAATATGTTAACTATGAACTTCGTGCCTTTCTTGATCATCATGGGATTGTTCATCAAACTACATGTCCATATACtgcacaacaaaatggggttgccgAACGCAAGAACCGTCAGCTTCTGGAGGTTGTTCGTGCCTCTTTACTCGAGGCTCGTCTCCCGTTATCCTATTGGGGAGAAGCTCTCACCTCAGTTGCGTATCTTATTAATCGTGTTCCATCCTGATCGGTTGATTTTCAGACACCCCTTCAGACACTTTCTTCACATGTTTATGCTCATGCAGTCCCTAATCTTCCACCtcatgtgtttgtttgtgtgacCTTCGTTCATCTTCATAAACAATAGCGAAGTAAGCTTGAACCTCGAGCCTTACGatgtgtgtttgtggggtatGCATCCAGGCAGAAAGGATACCATTGTTATCACCCACCGACgaataagttgtttgtcattatGGATGTTGCGTTTCATGAGAATGATATGTACTTTGCCAATCCCGAGTCTTCACTTCAGGGGCAGAATCAGAAAGAAGTTCAAACTCTTGATTATACTATTCCAGATATAGATAGAGTGAATGATTTGGATTTAAGTGGTGATGTCTTGGAAataagtggtgatcattcacacGAAAATAATGATGTGAATGAATTGGAATTAAGTGGTAATGTCTTGGAGacaagtggtgatcattcacatggaAACAATGTTGAAAATCTTGAAAGGGACGAGTCGACATCGCCAGATAACTCACTGCCTAATAGCTCACTGCCAGTTTCCTCACCACCGGACATCCTTGTGTCGCCAGCTACCTTATAGTCGATCTTGAGTCCCAATAACCATAATCAATCGTCTTCGATCCCggatgcaccaccaccacgtCGTCTCCTTGATCGCGTCAACCGAGGTATTCCTAAACTTACTTATGAAGCCGACCCtaaatgcaaaactaggtaTCCGGTGAGTAAGCCCAACCCCGAGTCTAATCTATTATACCCGTTAAGTAATTATGTGTCTACCAGTCACCTGTCAGAATCAAATACGTCATTTGTGCATCAATTATCTATTGTATCTATTCCTAACAGTGTGCATGAGGCTTTAACTGATCCACGTTGGCAAGTAGCAATGAATGAAGagttgaagtctttgaagaagaatgctacctgGGAGATCACAGATTTCCCAGTTGGTAAGAAACCtgtgggatgcaaatgggtctatACTGTGAAATACAAAGCAGATGAGACGGTGGATCATTTCAAGGCAAGACTGGTAGCAAAAGGATACACTTAAAAATATGGAATCGACTACACAGATACATTTGCACCTGTAGCCAAGATCAACACAGTTCGTGTTTTGTTGTCCTTGGCTGCAAATCTTAATTGGCCCTTCCAACAGTTCGATGTGAAGAACGCCTTCTTACATGGAGACTTGACATAAGAGATTTATATGGATATTCCACCGGATGTAATGCTCCagataaatacaaaagaaaagtaTGCAGGTTGAAGAAATCCTTGTATAGCTTGAAGCAGTCCCCTCGAGCATGGTTCGGAAGATTCACAAAATTTATGAGAGCATTTGGTTATAGACAAAGTAACtctgatcatactttgttcctGAAAAGACAGAATGAGAAGCTTACTGCACTTATTGTGTATGTAGACGATATGGTGGTAACAAGTAATGATCTGGAAGAACGTGCGGCCTTGTAAAGatatctgtttgtaccatacttgaccaatcccgaaactaccgagcaccggccaacgctatactgtcaaggacccagaagagttcccctccgaccaggaggccaatcactactcgacacgtgtcaagattagaagccaatcagagcgcagcacgtgtcaacatcaagaaccaatcataacatgacacatgtcaatgtgacaaagctacaagtttttctataaataggggtcattcccccacaatattgcctaatgccattttgtgttaaatcattcacaagaactcactaaattgagagcttgatcctttgtacttgtgtaagcccttcactactaataagaactcctctactccgtggacgtagccaatctgggtgaaccacgtacatcctgtgtttgcttttctgtctctattcatttacgtacttatcctcactagtgactgaagcaaccaagcaaccaagcgaaggtcacaaaacctgacactttctgttgtaccaaagtcttcgctgattttgtgcatcaacatttggcgccgtctgtgggaaacgacacttattcctactctcttcagctgtgtcaagctggtttctatcattcgtacactttcttttgatcaggcatccctctccagcatgggaagcgaaggaagccacagcacacagaatgacaccccccttgcacatagtgcgaaacaacgaaagaaggaaggaaaacgagttcttcttcaagctaaagtcgatgagttggaagctcagtacaacaagatagcaatgaggaatgaggtcctccaggagcaatatgagaagctcttcgagacactccacgaagctaggcaagctcagacacgcgagcttgttgcccccgtggaagtcaaccatcaactgggtgccctccaacatggagggtcacatgcattcgacatagatatccctgatagggaacagattacccctcgacttgataatcaacatgaggcttctcttaacccagttgcttcgacccgaaccatgagaagtggagggagacacctctttgctgaaggggcagaaggatcgaaagccgtctttcgcgattgtcgggatttcctgaagcaacgtcgagagaattccatccatataagctcaaagattaatgacccaaggatttctgagagactcggtcccctgccacggcccaagccggccaccaatttggggaaggggcaacaagtcccagagagacatgagggtacaggggactcagaggtgttccgacagacataccctggaagccagtacagcgagtccagggaaaaatcacatgcccttgatcaaaccttcctaattccaataggagatggagatttacgaaagaaagctccagtgacacataactccgctcaggacccccttgtcctacaacttcttgaggaagtaaacaagttgaaggctgaacgtcaggctgaaatacctgactggaaccaacccaggcctggccctcttacaaggaggatcctcaacaccccccttcaagcaaagacaaagcaaaagcttggcttgcaactttatactggaaaagaggactcgattgagcaccttaacctctttgaatccaccatggcataccggatgcacaccgacgaagagcgatgtcttctcttcccctccaccctctctagtggagctctaaattggtattgtcgtcttacacctgagacggtagactcatttgaggaattgaggaaactatttgtttcccaacacattttccaaaccgatcgcttgcactctgcagatgacttgtacactatccgccagaagccagacgagtcattacgtatgtatgttggccgcttcagccatgaatactcccggtgtgccgaggcagacgacaagactgccctcaaagccttcacggcaggcctacgtgattgtttctttaaatacatgatcaatgccaatacttggaagacttactctgaggtgatggcgcaggcttataaccatgcctccgccgaggcaaagacatatcaggagaaaccccctacaaccatcctttatcaacaagtgggaggtggaagccagactcacctaaatgagaagacctcgactttccaaacagcagtggcacctccccatgccttgcataatgcttcaccgaatcaacagacatatcaatttcaaggcaagatgaaggatttccatcctcaccactctcctttcagtaaaaagagtaagggacactatcccgataaccaagggtatcgccacaatagcgctcgcccccaggcagtcaatgcagtgggtcaaacccgcgtcaagggtatcgccacaatagcgaggttttagcctgccatacttaaggtgtcttacgcctgccgaggcggaaatcgtccttcgggaaatacatgagggagtctgtggagatcatgctggatctcggtccctagcacacaagacttttcgccaaggatattactggccaacactccaccaggatgccatcaaagtatcccgctcatgtgacaaatgtcaacgatatgcaactattcctcattcccctccagagcctcttactcctatgatcagcccttggcccttcgcccagtggggacttgatttgatcagcccaatgccggcagggaagggcaaagtctgttacgcagtcgttgcagtggactacttcacaaagtgggccgaagtagaacccttggcaaccattactgaggcaaagatagaagacttcgtgtggaagaacatcctttgtagattcggcattcccaatgcgatagtcactgacaatgggcgacagtttgacaacaagaagttcaggttgttctgctctaagttcaacatcaacttatgctttgcctctccagctcatccccagtctaatggacaagttgaggccatcaacaaaataatcaagcgcactttgaaaaccagcttggacaaagctaaaggctgttggccagaatttgtaccccaagttctttggtcatatcgcacttcatatcggacttcaacaggagaaactccattctcacttgcctttggcacagaggcggttgtccctgttgagctcgagcaagcaacattccgagtccagaactacattcaaagtgaaaatgacaaacaactcaccctcaacttggatttagtcgaggaacacagaaaccaagctcacttgaggaatgtcgcctacaagcagcgcatctccaactattatgactctagggtcaagcctcgttctttcaaaataggagactgggtcttaaagaaaagattactctgcgacagagtcccgagtgaaggcacacttagtccaaactgggatggaccgtatgaagtcattggcatcagtcgccctggctcttacacacttagaagctccgatggcaagacccttggccatccatggaacgctgatcacttgaagtactactacaaatagactcacgatgtacaagtgttgagctatagccgttcggcatcctatgtaatgaaggccatttggcaatgaattcaataaagaggtaatttagccaactcagccctcactcttttacattcatagcaagcgatgccagaacccttctcaatcagaaagcaatccgtcttccacagtcactacaaaacaagcaaatgaagaccgtgtcaagcgccaaaaaaaaaaaaaaaaaaaaaaaaaaaaaaaaaaaaaagcttcatccaaaaagcttcacccgaaaagcttcacctccaaagcttcacccacaaagcttcacctaaaaagtttcacccaaaaAGTTTCatccgaaaagcttcacctccaaagcttcacccacaaagcttcacctaaaaagcttcacccacaaagcttcacctaaaaagcttcacccaacaagcttcacccgaaaagcttcacctccaaagcttcacctaaaaagcttcacctaaaaagcttcacccacaaagcttcaccaaaaaaaaaaacttcacccgaaaagcttcacttaaaaaagcttcacctacaaagcttcacctaaaaaatcttcacctagaaagctccctctacatactttcaccatcaaagcttcacctagaaagcttcatctacaaagcttcaccatcaaagcttcacctagaaagcttcatctacaaagcttcatctacaaagcttcaacaccaaagcttcacctacaaagcttcaacacagaaccttgctccaaataaacaaattttgttcacaaaacccaagatgcccttgaacttgtacaaaaacacttgggtaaacataaacattttttgttttacacccacaagggcccaaaattttccttcttatttattcacttatatatgttcccaaacatattataatagatccaacaacaagccaaagtcccaagtttcataatggacaaaagtacaagcaattcatcaataatgaaggttctacgaaaattggaatctgccccaaaatagaaatccaacccaagagactttttctctctctccctcttccgcctcctttcatctatcaaatttctgcaacctctgctcttctccaatggagctgaattttggacaccctatagttcttgagcatatgaacaactttcaagaaggaaccatttctgtttgagcgacggaaattaaagtgttgaagctccaaacatgatagtcggcttcttgcagatttcgaagctgttgtgatgtttcgaagatctggaaatatttaaccgttagttcatcctgaatttttgatatgttatgaaagagtcgatgaggaacaacttcaatgaagaaagcataccgatctgaacaagagaaaatggagtttcgaagctcacaacaaatctgacgggttgacagaaaaataataaccagtcattcatcatacctggatttctggagttatactgctccgagggatctcaaatttggatatgttgtagttcacgagctgaggaacaacgtcaatgaagaaagcataccgatctgaacaagagaaaatggagtttcgaagctcacaacaaatctgacgggttgacagaaaaataataaccagtcactcatcatacctggatttctggagttatactgctccgagggacctcaaatttggatatgttgtagttcacaagttagggaacaacttcgatgaagaaagtatgttgatctgaacaagagaaaatggagtttcgaagctcacaacaagtctgacggattaacagaacattgatgaacagttactcatcatacttgaattgctgaagttgtactactccgatggatctcaaatttggatatgttgtagttcacaagataaggaaaaactttcatgaagacgactttgcaatctgagctatagagaaaggtgttatcttgcatccactcaggctgattagtggaaacgaaaagcaattcccccaaagaaaagatgaaaaagagagaaaagctactaattgcacttgatcttgtctagtcaatagcatgcagcatcaaacacacaaaagttggaaatatttttagataaagcatatacgaatgtgtgacatcgaaacaagaattcgttactttgacaaattagtaacacgcgagacacctcattcggcaactctcttcgcctgaagacttgggggactcccaccatatgctactgcaccttgatactcggcagtctcacaaccactcagtgacttggatttttcaagtctccaaccgagaagttttcctcactcgggaaattaagggaacactacctcaaactacatgcttcactcacaaagcttcaacaatacaggtttcaacaaaagcaaaaattcaaagaactttatgaagaaggctttggtgtatttaacacaatatgttgaaatgaagcaaagcttatttattaatattttcgataagccac
Proteins encoded in this window:
- the LOC126595265 gene encoding uncharacterized protein LOC126595265; this translates as MDVAFHENDMYFANPESSLQGQNQKEVQTLDYTIPDIDRVNDLDLSGDVLEISGDHSHENNDVNELELSGNVLETSGDHSHGNNVENLERDESTSPDNSLPNSSLPVSSPPDILVSPATLYVHEALTDPRWQVAMNEELKSLKKNATWEITDFPVGKKPVGCKWVYTVKYKADETVDHFKARLNEKLTALIVYVDDMVVTSNDLEERAAL